In Beijerinckia indica subsp. indica ATCC 9039, the genomic window CCGTTGCTCGACCCCGCGCTTTTGAACTTGCCGGTCGTCGGTGCCATGCAGGGGCGCGGCCGCTCCCTGAACCCGGAAGAAATCATGGCCCTGCATCCGGACGTGATCCTGGCCTGGGTCGATCCAACCGGAGAGACGGAGCACACGATCCGGCAATATGGTCCAACCGGGCTCCCAATCCTCTTCATCGAACTCAACAAACTTTCCGATTATCCGGCGGCGCTCCGCTTTCTCGGCATCTTGCTCCATCGGGAAGCGCGGGCGGAAAAACTCGCCGCCTATATCGAAGCCGCACAGACACACGTGGCTAAAGCTGTCAGCTCACTGCCACAAGAGAAAAGAATCCGCATCTATTACGCGGAATCGCCGGACGGTCTCGCCACCGAATGCGATAGCTCCTTCCACGCCGAACCCATTGTCATCGCGGGCGGTCTGAACGTGCATCATTGCGCGCAGACGACCCATATGGGGATGGAACGCATCGCGCTCGAACAGATCATCGCCGATCGGCCGGAGCTCATCCTCGCCCAGGATCCGGGCTTTGCCCGGAGCATCGGAGCCGATCCCAGCTGGCGTCATATCGAGGCCGTGCAAAAGGACCGCGTCATCGCGGTTCCGCGCCTTCCCTTCAATTGGCTCGACCGACCGCCGAGCGTCATGCGCGCGCTCGGGATTCAATGGTTAGCCCATGTCTTTTACCCGGATCTCCTGCCCTTCGACACCAAAACGGAAACACGCGATTTCTTTAAGCTTTTCTTCGGCGTCGAACCAAGCGACGAAGACATAGAACACATCTTGCACTGAAGAGGGATGGTTATAGAAAAGGCCGTCTTCACCCCCTCTTATTTTCGTTTATGCTCGCGCAACGCAAAAATTGGAGAACGGAGCCGAGAATCGCGATGGGCGGCTCTCGGTGGAACTCCCGCAAATCGAAAGAAAAGAAAAGCCATGCGCCTGTTGATCGGCATTGACGACACGGACGTTCTGGGCGCGCCGATCGGCACCGGACGACTGGCCCGCATGTTCGAAAAAAAACTTCCGGACCATGTACGGCTTTGGGGTGTCTTGCGTCATCAATTATTAGTCGATGCCCGCATCCCTTATACGTCCCACAATAGCCCCGCCTGTATCGCCGTCGATCTCGAGGATGAAGAGCTTATCCCCGAACTCATTCAGCGGGTCAGGGATCATATCAGGCTTCTGGCAAGTCCTGGGAGCGATCCAGGTCTCTGCGTCGCCCGCGCCGATCTCTGCACGCCGGCCGTCATCACCTTCGGGCTTGCTTGCACCCAAAATCTTGTCACGCAGGACGAGGCGCGCACATTAGCGGCCGAGTCAGGTCTCTTGCTCGAAGGTCTCGGGGGTACCGAGGATGGCGTGATCGGCGCTCTCGCCGCCGTCGGGCTGACGGCCTATGGCTGGTGCGGCCGCTTTTTGGAATTCAATGGTCTGCGCGATCTCCCTGATCCTGTCCGCGTCGATGCCTTGATCGCGCATGGCCTGTTGCCGGTAGCACTCGATCAGGACGCCAGCGTGCCGCCGTCGCAGGCCCTGATCGAGACCAATGGCTGGCTGAGCCCCCGCCTCTGGGGCGGCCGCCCCATCGTTCCGGTGTCTCTCGAGGATGGACAATGGAAAGCCCTCGGCAAAAAAGCCCGCGACGCGGAGGTTGCCGAGTGACGCGCCACCGGTAAAGTTCACCGAAGATTTTTGAATTTTCTCATCTTGTGGCAGAAAGGGGCGGTCCATACGTCCTTTTTCCATGAGCAGCCGCATCATGAGAAATTTTGGGTCAGTTCCAGCGCATTTTCGGCAAGCGGATCGTCACACAAGGAACGTAAAGGACATCTTATTCCCGATCCACGCTGGCGTTCATCGTGACCACCAGCCTGCGAGATTCCATTTGGTTTTTCCCGGTTCATGACCGTTTTTCTGGCTTTTCTGTGCAATATTCTCTTCAATTTCGCGATTGGCCTGCTGATCGCGAAATTCCTCGGGCCGGAGGAATATGGCCGTTTCGCTCTGTCGCATGCGACGGCCATCGCTGTGCAGACGGCTTTCTTCGATTGGATTCGCCTCGGCGCAACGCGTTTTTATTCGCAACGTTCGCAACACGAAAATCCGGCCCTACGGCCAACCCTCGATGTCTCGTTCAGCCTGATCGGCTGCGCCATCGCGATCGGTGGTGGCCTTCTCATGCTGTCGGGGGTGCATTTCACCCTTTCCAACCCTTTCATCGGCCTGGCGCTCGCTATTGCCATTGCCAATGGCCTCTTCGATTATCATGCGGCTTTGGCCCGGGCCCGTTTCCACGATCAGCATTATGTCCGGCTGATTCTGGTCAAGACGTTCCTCGGCGCCCTGCTGATGGGCGGCGCCGCCTTCTGGTTCAATTCCGCCATGCTCACCCTCGTCGGGGCCACATTGAGCCTTGGCGGAGCGGTCCTGGCGGCACGCAGCGGCTTGCCAGCCGGTGAGACCTGCCAAGCCTTGCCACAGTTTGCCACGGCAAGTGCGCTGGTGCGCTATAGCCTGCCAATCGTCTGCGCCAATCTGCTCTATCTTTCGATTCCCCTAGCCAACCGCTCCTTGATCGCGATTTTTTACGGTTTTTCAGAAACCGGACAATTCTCCCTGGCCTTCGATTTCGGCACCAAGGCCATACAGGCCATTGGCTCAGCGCTCGATGTCGTTCTCTTCCAGATCGCCGTCGCGACCCATGAATTGCTGGGGCCGAGCCACGGCCGGCAACGGCTCGCCAATAATATAGCAATCATTTTCTCAGTGGTGCTCGCCTCCTGTACCGGCCTTTGGCTCACATTGCCATCGATCGAGGGCATGATTGTCCCAAACGATTTTCGCGGTCCCTTTTATATGCTGCTGCCCTTGATGCTGACCGGACTGTTTTGCTCGGCGCTCATCCAATTCGCTATCACACCGATTTTTCAAATCGAGAAAAGAACCGTGCCGCTGATCGCCGCTGCTTTCATCGGCTGTCTCGTTGATCCCATTTTAGTCTATGTCCTGCCGCGTAATCCTGATGCGTCCAGCCTCGCCATCGCCCAGGCTGGCGCCATGCTGGCGGCACTGATCGCGCTCATCACCTTCGCTGCTTTCACCAAACCGCAATGGCCGCGCTGGCGCGATCTCGCCATTGCCATGCTGGCCACGGCCCTGATGTCGGCGGCCTTGCTGCCGCTGCGCTCGCGCGAGCCGGGCCTTGCGACGCTGACCTTGCAGATCGGCATAGGTCTTCTCGTCTATGCCACCGTCACGCTTAGCCTCGATTTCGCCGGCCTGCGCGGCATCATCATGGCCCGATTGCGGACTTGATGTGTAGACATCGCATTTTTTCTATACATTCTCATTCCATGTTCGAACGACAGGGGATTTGACATGAGTTCCT contains:
- a CDS encoding ABC transporter substrate-binding protein, with the protein product MKRWIVLAFLLASLLLLSPAKARDIIDMKDRHVSMPETITKIYSASYPLTVLLYALAPDLLAATNFPIAEPAKPLLDPALLNLPVVGAMQGRGRSLNPEEIMALHPDVILAWVDPTGETEHTIRQYGPTGLPILFIELNKLSDYPAALRFLGILLHREARAEKLAAYIEAAQTHVAKAVSSLPQEKRIRIYYAESPDGLATECDSSFHAEPIVIAGGLNVHHCAQTTHMGMERIALEQIIADRPELILAQDPGFARSIGADPSWRHIEAVQKDRVIAVPRLPFNWLDRPPSVMRALGIQWLAHVFYPDLLPFDTKTETRDFFKLFFGVEPSDEDIEHILH
- a CDS encoding lipopolysaccharide biosynthesis protein — its product is MTVFLAFLCNILFNFAIGLLIAKFLGPEEYGRFALSHATAIAVQTAFFDWIRLGATRFYSQRSQHENPALRPTLDVSFSLIGCAIAIGGGLLMLSGVHFTLSNPFIGLALAIAIANGLFDYHAALARARFHDQHYVRLILVKTFLGALLMGGAAFWFNSAMLTLVGATLSLGGAVLAARSGLPAGETCQALPQFATASALVRYSLPIVCANLLYLSIPLANRSLIAIFYGFSETGQFSLAFDFGTKAIQAIGSALDVVLFQIAVATHELLGPSHGRQRLANNIAIIFSVVLASCTGLWLTLPSIEGMIVPNDFRGPFYMLLPLMLTGLFCSALIQFAITPIFQIEKRTVPLIAAAFIGCLVDPILVYVLPRNPDASSLAIAQAGAMLAALIALITFAAFTKPQWPRWRDLAIAMLATALMSAALLPLRSREPGLATLTLQIGIGLLVYATVTLSLDFAGLRGIIMARLRT